Proteins co-encoded in one Lates calcarifer isolate ASB-BC8 linkage group LG17, TLL_Latcal_v3, whole genome shotgun sequence genomic window:
- the uts2d gene encoding urotensin 2 domain containing, protein MDRVTVVNYCLGLLGLLLLQGVLNVEGRSILNPGNRVFNPKEDMDTQSKIIALLLHKSLIPIEKDDLLGLELANKLAELEQLRALKEDLELEREMTANLAEGKSITRKRGEPCFWKYCV, encoded by the exons ATGGACAGGGTTACAGTCGTGAACTACTGCTTAGGACTCCTGGGTTTGTTACTACTGCAGGGAGTGCTAAATGTGGAGGGAAGGAGCATACTTAACCCCG GAAATCGTGTATTTAATCCCAAAGAGGACATGGATACCCAGAGCAAGATTATAGCACTCTTACTACACAAAAGCTTAATTCCAATTGAAAAGGACGATCTTCTAG GTCTTGAACTGGCCAACAAATTAGCTGAATTGGAGCAG CTGCGGGCGCTGAAGGAGGACTtggagctggagagggagaTGACAGCCAATTTGGCAGAAGGCAAATCCATAACTCGGAAGAGGGGTGAAC CTTGTTTCTGGAAATATTGTGTCTGA
- the LOC127143445 gene encoding platelet glycoprotein V has protein sequence MDSSFRGSLCFILILFTLPHLTCTMKCPNGCQCNPDGGVLCVGYTITDIPKQLPVNTYLLVLSHTNMNIINAHSLANRDLLLRFSLTKSHLHTIHPQAFHVAPQLKSVQLSNNDLSTLPARVFSPLTTLEELHLNGNQLETIASEMFDGLVGLLVLDLSRNKLTSPPSNVFNGLINLNFLNLGRNSIKKLPPTIFNSLTKLQQLSIYYNELEVLEAEIFDKLVNLQELKLHQNQIASLPPQVFWSLRNLDTLTLSTNRLQAIPEKSFYNMPKLTQLTIYKNPLLSLPDQLMGHMPEMREFYLYGTNLTTVPGNLFANMSGLLKLNFHFNEEMRELPSDLFCCLPNLKNLSLKFNNLHHLHPQLFSRLTALGMLFLNDNKLQNLPEYIFQGLGQLFTINLKNNHLQTLPGDVFLSNTALRALDLSGNPWDCTCSIRGIARWIRHNEHVVTDKEDVICHSPMYQMLRTIGSLRDEEFNFCDATRVPSYFPTQNDLHEPTQPFHTISTDRQRSGSATMPPTTTSTTVMQGATQQVTIPATTKPAISTTSDVTTLSSSLHTVTTVLPKEELPLTTETDWTYDMSPFFYDRLVVEQGPEFVHHSRHRGWVYVWLLPSDTALAGFLMFCHILLVAAGLFLILAAMYGMYCLNKTMDKLKAECTHNEG, from the exons ATGGATTCCTCTTTCAGAG GCTCCTTGTGTTTCATACTCATCCTCTTCACACTGCCACACCTCACCTGCACAATGAAGTGCCCCAACGGCTGCCAGTGCAACCCTGATGGTGGCGTCTTGTGTGTTGGCTACACCATCACAGATATTCCAAAGCAGCTGCCTGTCAACACATATCTGCTGGTGCTCAGCCACACAAACATGAATATCATAAATGCACATAGCCTGGCAAACCGGGACCTCCTTTTGCGCTTCAGCCTGACTAAGAGTCATCTGCACACTATCCATCCCCAGGCCTTCCATGTTGCTCCACAGCTCAAGTCTGTCCAGCTGTCCAACAATGATCTCTCTACCCTTCCTGCTCGAGTGTTCAGTCCACTGACCACTTTGGAGGAGCTGCATTTAAATGGAAACCAGCTGGAGACCATTGCTTCGGAAATGTTTGACGGACTTGTTGGGTTGCTGGTTCTGGACCTGAGCCGCAACAAACTGACTTCTCCTCCTTCAAATGTTTTCAATGGACTGATCAACCTCAACTTTCTGAACCTTGGCAGGAATTCCATTAAGAAGCTTCCACCTACCATCTTTAACTCCTTGACCAAACTTCAACAACTCTCAATATATTACAATGAGCTAGAGGTGCTAGAAGCTGAGATATTTGATAAACTTGTCAATCTTCAAGAGTTAAAACTCCACCAAAACCAGATTGCCAGCCTCCCACCTCAGGTGTTCTGGTCACTGAGGAACCTGGACACCCTCACCTTGTCCACCAACCGACTTCAGGCTATTCCAGAAAAAAGCTTCTATAACATGCCCAAGCTGACCCAGCTTACCATTTACAAAAACCCGCTATTATCTCTACCAGACCAGTTGATGGGTCACATGCCTGAGATGAGAGAATTTTATCTGTATGGTACTAATCTCACTACTGTTCCTGGAAATTTATTCGCTAACATGTCTGGACTGCTGAAGCTTAACTTCCATTTCaatgaggaaatgagagagtTGCCTTCAGACCTTTTCTGCTGTCTTCCTAACCTTAAGAACCTCTCACTGAAATTCAACAACCTCCATCATCTACATCCTCAGCTGTTCTCCAGACTAACCGCACTGGGCATGCTGTTTCTAAATGACAATAAGCTGCAGAATCTTCCAGAATACATTTTTCAGGGACTTGGACAGCTTTTCACCATAAATTTGAAGAATAACCACCTCCAGACTCTCCCAGGAGATGTTTTCCTGTCAAATACAGCTTTGAGGGCTCTTGATTTGAGTGGCAACCCCTGGGACTGTACTTGTAGTATTAGAGGTATTGCAAGATGGATAAGACATAATGAACATGTGGTCACTGACAAAGAGGATGTGATTTGTCATAGTCCAATGTACCAAATGCTCCGTACGATTGGTTCTCTGCGTGATGAGGAGTTCAACTTTTGTGATGCTACTAGAGTCCCTAGTTATTTCCCTACACAGAATGATTTGCATGAGCCAACACAACCGTTCCACACCATTTCAACCGACAGACAGCGATCAGGTTCAGCAACTATGCCACCCACAACAACATCAACCACCGTCATGCAAGGAGCTACCCAACAAGTCACCATTCCGGCAACCACCAAACCTGCAATTTCAACCACCTCAGATGTCACAACACTCTCATCATCCCTCCACACTGTAACCACTGTTCTTCCCAAAGAAGAGTTGCCTCTCACGACTGAGACTGACTGGACTTATGACATGTCACCTTTTTTCTATGACCGACTGGTGGTTGAACAAGGGCCTGAGTTTGTTCACCACAGCCGTCACAGGGGCTGGGTGTATGTGTGGCTCCTGCCTTCAGATACAGCTTTAGCAGGGTTCCTCATGTTTTGTCACATCCTTCTTGTGGCCGCAGGCTTGTTTCTCATTCTTGCTGCCATGTATGGTATGTATTGCCTCAACAAGACCATGGATAAGCTAAAAGCTGAGTGCACACATAAtgaagggtaa
- the lrrc15 gene encoding LOW QUALITY PROTEIN: leucine-rich repeat-containing protein 15 (The sequence of the model RefSeq protein was modified relative to this genomic sequence to represent the inferred CDS: deleted 1 base in 1 codon), whose protein sequence is MKLRRKRGKYIKDKPHQLAVSPHSVISHCRREKMDLPLTLDVLLLLSSLNAVVWACPDGCHCQGTKVICSGLSDFPRSVPPSTTALYFSNCRIDSLKPEDLADFSNALGILLIKDTVLREVRPGTFNSIVNVGALGLTSTGLQDLPEALFQNLQKLESLNLRSNKLLVLRPNWFSTVIYLKLLDLRENLFTSVPVETFHPLTELQYLYLSGNNISQLSRETFKGLSKLKILRVNKNSLKELPIGSLDDLENLEELSLNDNLITHLHHNLFSKTVNLQKVFLSHNRLTSLPQGIFLNLPLLSQISLYENQLESLGPGVFGPMALKELWLYDNKLSRVEGDTFRNLTQLHLLVLSRNQISYVATGAFRGLEQLGEISLHTNQLTNLQAGTFQGLPSLVNISLEHNFISSLPLGFLQGVSHLGQIDLRNNSLFNLPQESLDALNVAEEVLLQQNPWRCDRDILPLRDWLRQHPSKANQTLLVCEIPSTLNGDMIALLTNENLMALSSTEEPVLTSTEKRRKPHTPPTRRSTSSPAVKTTATSEHEEVTSSGGGEKETVSHNTAISLIIIAVVSTVIISTVIISCVCWRKNKRGRGNIGRRNKNSVL, encoded by the exons ATGaaactgaggaggaagagagggaagtaCATAAAAGATAAACCACACCAACTCGCTGTCTCTCCTCATTCAGTCATCAGTCACTGCAGAAG ggAAAAAATGGACCTGCCACTGACCCTTGATGTGCTCCTACTTCTCTCTTCCCTCAATGCTGTTGTTTGGGCTTGTCCGGATGGATGCCATTGTCAAGGCACCAAAGTCATCTGCAGTGGCCTCTCTGacttccccagatctgtgcccCCATCTACAACCGCCCTCTACTTCTCCAACTGCCGTATCGATTCTCTGAAACCAGAGGACCTGGCTGATTTCTCTAATGCACTTGGCATCTTGTTGATTAAAGACACTGTTTTGAGGGAGGTGCGCCCTGGCACATTCAATTCCATTGTGAATGTAGGTGCCTTGGGGTTAACTAGCACTGGACTGCAAGATCTTCCTGAAGCATTGTTCCAAAATCTTCAAAAGCTTGAGTCTCTGAATCTGAGGAGCAACAAACTCCTGGTACTCCGCCCTAACTGGTTTTCCACAGTGATATATCTGAAGTTGCTTGACCTCAGAGAGAACTTATTCACTTCTGTACCTGTGGAAACTTTTCACCCTCTAACTGAGCTACAGTACCTTTATCTCTCTGGAAACAACATCAGTCAACTGTCtagagaaacattcaaaggtcTTTCTAAGCTTAAAATCTTGCGGGTCAACAAAAACTCACTAAAGGAACTCCCCATTGGCAGTTTGGATGACCTTGAAAACCTGGAGGAACTATCCCTAAATGACAATCTAATCACTCACCTCCACCATAACCTTTTCTCTAAGACTGTGAATCTCCAGAAGGTGTTCCTCTCT CACAATAGGCTTACATCTCTTCCACAAGGAATATTCTTAAACCTGCCCCTCCTTTCCCAGATCTCACTGTATGAAAACCAGCTGGAGAGTCTGGGTCCAGGAGTGTTTGGGCCCATGGCCCTGAAGGAGTTGTGGCTGTATGACAACAAGCTGAGCCGTGTAGAGGGTGACACGTTCAGAAACCTGACTCAGCTCCATCTCCTGGTGCTGAGTCGCAACCAGATCAGCTATGTTGCCACTGGGGCCTTCAGAGGGTTGGAGCAGCTGGGAGAGATATCACTTCACACCAATCAGCTCACAAACCTGCAAGCTGGGACTTTCCAGGGTCTGCCCAGCCTGGTCAATATTTCCTTGGAGCACAACTTCATCAGCTCCCTCCCTTTGGGTTTTCTGCAGGGCGTGAGCCACCTTGGACAGATAGATCTGCGAAACAATTCCCTGTTCAACCTGCCACAGGAAAGTCTAGATGCGCTCAACGTTGCAGAGGAAGTACTCCTACAGCAGAACCCCTGGAGGTGTGACAGGGATATTCTGCCTCTTAGGGATTGGCTGAGACAGCACCCATCCAAGGCCAACCAAACCCTTTTGGTGTGTGAAATACCTTCCACTCTGAATGGTGACATGATTGCTCTGCTGACAAATGAGAACCTGATGGCTCTCAGCTCTACTGAGGAGCCTGTGTTGACCTCAACGGAGAAGCGGAGGAAACCCCATACCCCTCCAACAAGACGAAGCACCTCCTCACCTGCTGTCAAGACCACAGCCACCTCAGAGCACGAGGAGGTCACCAGCAGTGGAGGAGGGGAAAAGGAAACGGTTTCTCACAATACTGCAATCAGCCTCATCATCATCGCAGTAGTGTCCACTGTCATCATCAGCACTGTcatcatcagctgtgtgtgctggagGAAGAACAAGAGAGGCAGGGGAAATATAGGGCGTAGAAATAAGAACTCTGTGCTTTAG
- the LOC108881302 gene encoding carboxypeptidase N subunit 2: protein MSRGEIIILFLSLLFESTLTQCENEKDCPKENQEVFSSVTDIPHTLRPGVTEVFFLDGKIKTIPNAAFATNPQLEKVEFMNTGTLSIEAGAFEGLVSLKDIEISNTALTSIPVGVFKDLSNLEKIILKFNKLRSLEKGLFDGLKKVREIQLHGNEIELIQDGTFDDLENLVLLHLAKNNLSAVSANWFSNLNKLQMLRLYENQLTAVPEGIFQNLPNLREIGLHGNKIAELPPNLFPHKDRLLKITLDNNLLTGLPQDFFVGFPQLKTLTLQKNQLTSLPPVLFGEMPKLTELSLSQNNLSTLPKGIFKPLKKVKKLDLSKNHFVTLSAEYFEGPEKLTELNLLNNKIKSLDADVFEKLQSLVTLKLANNDLQNLPEDIFEPLIKLKKLYLSDNPWHCDCNLISFHLWIKANADKIVSPVVCEYPEHLKGKEIKSLTEDQLICPTLPPTTTLLTTTTTPTTLPTTQPTTTILTTTPTTTLPTTEPTTTTTTTTTTLPTTTTTTTTILPTTTLPTTQPTTTILTTTPTTTLQTTEPATTTTSTTTLPTTILTTPLAKIVPTPTTTMSTTAPTTTIATTAPTTSIATTASTTTLATTTPTTSIATTASTTTLATTTPTTSIATTAPTTSIATTASTTTLATTASTTTKTTTAPTTTMTTLPPMTNHNNNYTHNHNHK, encoded by the coding sequence ATGTCAAGAGGAGAAATCAtcattctttttctgtctttactgtTTGAGTCTACATTGACTCAATGCGAAAATGAGAAAGACTGCCCCAAAGAGAACCAGGAAGTTTTTAGTAGTGTGACAGATATTCCTCACACACTGAGACCAGGCGTGACAGAAGTTTTCTTTTTGGATGGCAAGATTAAAACAATCCCCAACGCAGCCTTTGCTACAAACCCACAGCTTGAAAAGGTGGAGTTCATGAACACTGGCACATTATCTATTGAAGCAGGAGCTTTTGAAGGTTTGGTATCCCTCAAGGACATTGAAATCTCTAACACTGCATTAACATCAATCCCAGTGGGAGTATTTAAAGACCTCAGCAATCTGGAAAAGATTATACTGAAGTTTAACAAGCTCCGTAGTTTGGAGAAAGGCTTGTTTGATGGCCTTAAAAAAGTTAGAGAGATCCAGTTACATGGAAACGAGATTGAATTGATTCAAGATGGGACATTTGATGATCTCGAGAACCTTGTGTTACTCCATTTAGCTAAAAATAATCTTTCTGCTGTGTCTGCCAACTGGTTTTCAAACCTAAACAAACTACAAATGCTACGGCTTTATGAGAATCAGTTGACCGCTGTTCCTGAGGGGATTTTCCAGAATTTACCAAACCTGAGGGAAATTGGCTTGCACGGAAACAAAATAGCAGAATTACCACCAAATCTATTTCCACATAAAGACAGACTATTGAAGATCACTTTGGACAATAACCTTCTGACTGGTTTACCTCAAGATTTTTTTGTTGGCTTCCCTCAGCTTAAAACTTTGACCCTGCAGAAGAATCAACTGACAAGTCTGCCACCAGTGCTTTTTGGAGAAATGCCTAAACTGACTGAGTTAAGCCTCAGTCAAAACAATCTCAGCACTCTCCCTAAGGGAATATTCAAACCCCTGAAGAAAGTTAAGAAACTAGATCTGTctaaaaatcattttgtcaCCTTGTCTGCTGAATACTTTGAGGGCCCTGAGAAGCTCACAGAGCTCAATCTACTGAACAACAAGATAAAGTCACTGGATGCAGATGTGTTTGAAAAACTACAGTCACTGGTCACACTGAAGCTAGCTAACAATGACCTCCAGAATCTTCCTGAGGATATTTTTGAGCCTTTAATAAAACTCAAAAAGCTCTACCTCAGTGACAACCCTTGGCACTGTGACTGCAATCTGATTTCTTTTCACCTCTGGATAAAAGCGAATGCTGACAAGATTGTGTCGCCTGTGGTCTGTGAGTATCCAGAACATCTAAAAGGGAAGGAGATCAAATCCTTGACAGAAGATCAACTTATTTGCCCAACCCTTCCCCCCACTACTACTCTcttaaccaccaccaccactccaaCAACGCTCCCAACTACACAACCAACAACCACCATACTTACTACCACACCGACCACCACTCTGCCAACTACAGaaccaaccacaaccacaacaacaactaccACAACGCTcccaaccacaaccacaacaactaCCACGATACTCCCAACCACAACACTACCAACTAcacaaccaacaacaaccaTACTTACTACCACACCAACCACCACTCTGCAAACCACAGAACCAGCCACTACCACAACATCAACAACTACACTGCCAACAACTATACTGACCACACCATTAGCCAAAATAGTACCAACACCCACAACTACAATGTCAACAACTGCACCCACAACCACTATAGCAACCACTGCACCCACAACCAGCATAGCAACAACTGCATCAACAACCACTTTAGCAACCACTACACCCACAACCAGCATAGCAACAACTGCATCAACAACCACTTTAGCAACCACTACACCCACAACCAGTATAGCAACAACTGCACCCACAACCAGCATAGCAACAACTGCATCAACAACCACTTTAGCAACCACTGCATCCACAACCACTAAAACAACAACTGCACCCACAACTACTATGACAACTCTTCCTCCCATGActaaccacaacaacaactataCCCACAACCATAACCACAAGTAG